The Rubrobacter tropicus nucleotide sequence AACGCCATCTACACGACCAGGGGCGTCGAACTCCACCAGAAGGTCGACATGGCGATGGCCGTCGCGCTCGACCAGGGGCTCATCACCCCGGTCATAAAGGACGCGGGGAGCAAGGGGCTCGCCCAGATCTCCCGCGAGTCGAAAGACCTCGCGAAGAGGGCGCGCGAGGGCGGCCTCAAACCCGAGGAGTACCAGGGGGGCACGATCACCGTCTCCAACATGGGCATGTTCGGCATCGAGAGCTTCACCGCGATCATAAACCCGCCCCAGGCCGCGATAATCGCCGTGAGCTCCATCGTCAAGCGCCCGAAGTACGACGAGAACGGCGAACTGGTCCCCGCCAGCATGATGAAGCTTACGTTGTCGGCCGACCACCGCATAGCCAACGGCCGCGACGGCGCAATCTACATGGCCGAGGTTCAGAAGGTCCTCGAAAACCCGGTAATGCTGATGGTCTAAAGCTGTTAGCCGTCAGCGTTCAGCTTGGAGCCCCCGGATATCGCCGGGGGCTCTTCGCGTTGGGCGTTGTCCGCCGGGTGAGCCGTACGGGGGATCGCCGGCCCGGCGTCGCCCGGCAGGAACGGGTGCGGCGTCTGCAAGACGCCACGGTGCTCGGGAACCGCGTAGCCTTTCGCGTTGTAGAAGGGGTATGGATCTCCGAGAGGGAGGATCGGCCGTAGTCCCGGAGGAAGCATCGCTGGTCGAGAGGGCTAAGGGTGGCGACGCCGCCGCGTACGAGGAACTGGTGCGCGGGCACCAAGCCGTGGCCTTCCGGACGGCTTTTACGATCACGGGCGACGCCGCGGAGGCAGAAGACGCCGCCCAGGAGGCTTTCGTGAAAGTCTATAGAACCTTGAACCGTTTCCGCTCCGGCGCCCCTTTCAGGCCGTGGCTGCTTACCGTGGTCGCGAACGAGGCCAGGAATCGGCGCAGGGCGGCAGGGCGGAGGTTCGGCCTCACGCTCCGGGCGGCGGAGTACGGAACCCAGAGCGTACCTCCCTCCCCGGAGACGACCGTCGTGGCCGAAGAGCGGCGGGCCGAGTTGCTCGGGGCCATAGAGGGGCTTCGTGAGGAGGACCGGGAGGTGATCTCGCTCAGGTATTTCCTTGAACTCTCCGAGGCGGAGGCCGCGTCCGTTGTGGGATGCGCGCGGGGCACCATAAAGTCGCGGCTCTCAAGGGCCGTCGGCAGGCTGAGGGAGAAGATGATGGAGGCGCAAGATGCCACCGGATAGGGACCTCGACAGGGAACTGCGGGACCTCGGCCCCCACGTCGAGTACCCCCCGGTGCCGGACCTGGCCGTGTCGGTCCGAAACCGGCTGGAAGCCGACGCCGGTTCTCCCGAATCTACTTCCCGATCCCGGCCACAGCTCTGGTGGATCGCCGCCGCCGCGCTCGCGTTGCTCGTGGCGATCCCGGTTCTCTCGCTGTCGATCCAGGGCATGGGTGGCGGGGGATCGTCCGTCGGGGGAGGTGCTGCCGGAGGCAGCGCGGTTAGAGAGAGCCGTGAGGGCGGAGGCGACGTCGCCGGGCGAGGTGCGCCGACGTCGATGGCTATGGAATCCGGAGCTTCCGCCGCTTCGGCTGAGGCAGCGTGTGCCTCGCCGGAGCCGATCCTCGAAGCCAAGCCTGCGCTGGGTGCCCCGGGGGATGAGTTCGGTATCCGTGGGAGGTACTTCGACGGCAATCTAACTGACTGCGACGACGACCCGGCCCGCGGCGTGCGCGTCGAGTTCCTGCAGGACGGAAGGACGTGGGAGCTCGGCAGGTTGGTATCCGACAAAGACTCGCGGCTGGCCGCGAAACTGGAGGTGCCGGCCGATGTCGGTTCCGGGCGTGCGACCGTGCGCGCCACCTACGGCCAGGGGCCGCCCCAAGACCCCTACGGACGGGCTTCGGCCGAAGCTAGGTTCCTCGTGACCGAGTAGGAGACGGTTCACACCGTCTACCGCCTCTTTTTCGTCCTCGTCTTCTTGCCGCCGTTCGGGCTCTCCGCGGGCGGGGGTGCCGGGTCTTCCTTGGCGCGGTAGTCGTCGTCCTCGGAACTCTCCGCCTCGACCGTCTCCGACCCTCCATTTTCGACGTTCGGCTTCGGGGCGTTGCGGTAGATGAGGAGGTTCTGGAAGATGCTGATCACGTTCGAGCTCACCCAGTAGACGAAGAGGCCGGCTGGAAATCGGAGTAGCACGATACCGAAGACGAGGGGCAAAAAGCGCATGATCCTCTTCTGCTCCGGCGCCGTGTTCTGCATGGCTATCTCCTGGGAGATCATCATGGTCGCGATGTACAGGACGGGCAGGATGTAGAGGGGGTCGTAGACTGTCAGGTCCTGGAACCACAGGAGGCCGCCGTTTCTGAAGCTCTCCAGCCCCTCGAACTCCTTTATTGTGTAGAAGAGGACGAGGAAGATGGGCAACTGCACGACGATGGGCAGGCAGCCGCCGAGCGGGTTTGCCCCGCGCTCGCTGTAGAGCTTCATCATCTCTTGCTGGAGCTTCTGTGGGTCATCCTTGTGTTCCTTGCGCAGCTCGTCCATCGCCGGCTTGAGCTCCTGCATCTTGCGCATGCTCTTTACCTGACGGATCGTCAGCGGGAAGAGAATGGTGCGCACCACCACGGTGAGCATGACTATGGAGAGCCACCACGGCGCCCCCCAGCCGTGGAAGGTGGAGAGCGTGAAGCCCATGACGTTGAAGAGGGGATCGAAGAGGTCCCTCAAGAATTGCAGCATGTAAAGTAATCCTTTGCCTCGCGGAAGGTGTGTGCCCTGCTCTTCGGGGCGGTGCTACACCCAGCCGCCGAGGCCGGAGATCAGGACGGCCAACGGCCCGAAGAGCAGGGCCACCAGCAAGGGCCACGCCTCACCGTGCGTAGAGACGCCCGGAGTTGGCGCGAAAGCGCGGACCGCGGCCGCCACCGGGCTCGTCCACGGTAGAGGGTCCAGGCTCGCCGCGAGCCTGGAGGTCAGGCACACCACGCAGCCCGTCGCGCCCAGGAAGGCGAGCAGCGAGAGGCCGTAGTCTATGCCGGCGTAGGCCTCCTCGGGACGGGCGACGTCCGCCAAAAGGCCGATCAGGACGAGCGCTAGCAGCGGTCCCGCGCCGGTCCCGGCCGCGCGTTCGGGGTGCCCGTTCTCTGGCTCGAACTTCTTGAAAGAGAAGAAATCCATACGAGGTGTGGATTGTAGCATCCGGGGGCCCGCGGCCTGCGCGGAAAAGCGGGCTGCGTTAAGCTGGTTGCCCTACCCGTGGGGACGGGTGGAGAGGTGCAATCTCTCGGAGAGGAGGAATCGTGGCGGCTGAGACGCAGACGATCCGGAACGTGTGCCTTATAGGGCACAGGGGCAGCGGCAAGACGAGCATCGCCGAAGGCATGATAGGCCTGGCATCGGGCAGGGAGGGCCCCGCGAACGGCGCCCTGGACAACTCCGAAGAAGAGAAAGAACGCGCCATGACCCTCGGGATGGGCGTGGCGAGCATCGGGTGGAAGGGGCGGCAGGTAAACGTCCTCGACACCCCCGGCGACGGGGGGTTTATAGGCGACGCCTTCGTCGCCCAGAGGGCGGCGGATTGCGCGGTGCTCGTGGTCCACGCCCAGGACCCGATCCAGGTGGTAACCGAAAGGGTCTGGCGCCGGGGCGAAAAAGAAGACATCCCGCACTTCATAGTCGTCAACCACCTCGACCGCGAGCGGACGGACTTCGGGGCCGTCATAGAGCAACTGAGGGACCGCTTCGGACAATCCGTGGTGCCGCTGAACCTTCCCATCGGGCGGGAGAACGAGCTTGCGGGCGTCTACGGGCTTCTCTCCGGCATCGCGTTCGTGGGCGGGGAGCAGACCGCCGGGGTACCGGACGGCATGGAGGACGAGGTCGACGCCGCCAAGACCCAGCTCTTCGAGGCGATAGCCGAGAGCGACGACACGCTGCTGGAGAAGTACCTCGAAGGGGAGGAGATCTCGACCGAAGAAGCCTTCGAGGGCATCCGCAAAGGGATAGCCGACGGCCTCATAATCCCGGTCCTCGCCGCGAGCGCGGAGCGCATGATCGGGGTGGACAGGCTCCTAGACGCCGTCGCCGGCAGCGCCCCCAGCCCGGCCGACCGCTCGCGTTGGATCTCCGAGAGCGGAAAAGAAGTCCCCTGCGACCCGGACGGCCCCTTTGCCGCCTACGTCTTCAAGACGTTCGTCGACCCCTACGCCGGCCGCCTGAGCGTGCTGCGGGTCGTGAGCGGCCGGTGCCGCTCGGACGAGGCGCTCACGAACCCGCGCACGGGTTCCCAGGAGCGGCTCGGCGGCATCTCGCACCTCGTCGGCAAGGACCGCGAGGCGGTGGACGAGGCCGTGGCCGGGG carries:
- a CDS encoding RNA polymerase sigma factor: MDLREGGSAVVPEEASLVERAKGGDAAAYEELVRGHQAVAFRTAFTITGDAAEAEDAAQEAFVKVYRTLNRFRSGAPFRPWLLTVVANEARNRRRAAGRRFGLTLRAAEYGTQSVPPSPETTVVAEERRAELLGAIEGLREEDREVISLRYFLELSEAEAASVVGCARGTIKSRLSRAVGRLREKMMEAQDATG
- a CDS encoding YidC/Oxa1 family membrane protein insertase produces the protein MLQFLRDLFDPLFNVMGFTLSTFHGWGAPWWLSIVMLTVVVRTILFPLTIRQVKSMRKMQELKPAMDELRKEHKDDPQKLQQEMMKLYSERGANPLGGCLPIVVQLPIFLVLFYTIKEFEGLESFRNGGLLWFQDLTVYDPLYILPVLYIATMMISQEIAMQNTAPEQKRIMRFLPLVFGIVLLRFPAGLFVYWVSSNVISIFQNLLIYRNAPKPNVENGGSETVEAESSEDDDYRAKEDPAPPPAESPNGGKKTRTKKRR
- the fusA gene encoding elongation factor G, with the protein product MAAETQTIRNVCLIGHRGSGKTSIAEGMIGLASGREGPANGALDNSEEEKERAMTLGMGVASIGWKGRQVNVLDTPGDGGFIGDAFVAQRAADCAVLVVHAQDPIQVVTERVWRRGEKEDIPHFIVVNHLDRERTDFGAVIEQLRDRFGQSVVPLNLPIGRENELAGVYGLLSGIAFVGGEQTAGVPDGMEDEVDAAKTQLFEAIAESDDTLLEKYLEGEEISTEEAFEGIRKGIADGLIIPVLAASAERMIGVDRLLDAVAGSAPSPADRSRWISESGKEVPCDPDGPFAAYVFKTFVDPYAGRLSVLRVVSGRCRSDEALTNPRTGSQERLGGISHLVGKDREAVDEAVAGDVIAVAKLKDTATFDTLCKPDAVVAFEPVELPEPTAAFAVGAKARGEEEKVFEAIRRVTDEDPSLKLERSEATGEDILAGLTQMHVELALERIGRRYGVEVEAEAPKVPFKETITTGARAQGRYKKQTGGRGQFGDARIEVSPLPRGSGFVFENAIVGGAIPRQFIPAVEKGVEEAMRNGTIAGYPVVDVKVRLHDGAFHTVDSSEMAFKVAGSMAFKNAVEDANPVLLEPYVKVEVLVPAEHVGDVMGDLSGRRGRPMGVEQRGERQIIQAEVPQIEMLTYARDLRSITGGRANFHVEPGHYEEVPPNLVDKVLAANEREKAVS